One window of the Nicotiana tabacum cultivar K326 chromosome 4, ASM71507v2, whole genome shotgun sequence genome contains the following:
- the LOC107787668 gene encoding uncharacterized protein LOC107787668 isoform X1, producing MSVMFRGRSILVRLSRRSTLLQRRKFCGNNKPITLGNNNNGGKVSSNSAEEVNNSVSLSRRDAYKQLENLDFMTAAKMLFTDPPKKKKFGFDFHLVQFFFACLPSLAVYLVAQYSRYEMRRMEAEAELKKKAEEETKAKELELMAEEEKQVTDPQLSEVKARLDKLEETLKEILVESKKQSGDVADKPASNAVKKKSGTTKTGTPTAQEKTIPSSDGKTQSEASLPDQKQIKNEGPSPDVKK from the exons ATGAGTGTAATGTTTAGAGGTAGAAGCATTTTGGTTCGTCTTTCACGGCGATCTACGCTCCTCCAGAGAAGAAAATTTTGCGGCAACAACAAGCCAATCACCCTCGGCAACAATAACAACGGTGGTAAGGTTAGTAGTAATAGTGCTGAGGAAGTTAACAACTCTGTTTCTTTAAGTCGTCGCGATGCCTATAAACAGTTGGAGAACCTTGACTTTATGACTGCTGCCAAGATGCTTTTTACGGACCCGCCCAAGAAGAAGAAATTCGG GTTTGATTTTCATCTGGTACAATTCTTCTTTGCCTGCTTGCCTTCACTGG CTGTATATTTGGTGGCTCAGTATTCTCGCTATGAAATGAGAAGAATGGAGGCG GAAgctgaattgaaaaagaaagctgaAGAAGAAACAAAAGCAAAAGAGCTAGAATTAATGGCTGAGGAGGAAAAACAAGTGACTGATCCACAACTTTCCGAGGTGAAAGCAAGACTAGATAAGTTGGAGGAGACCTTGAAAGAAATTTTGGTCGAGTCCAAAAAACAATCAGGTGATGTTGCAGATAAACCAGCCAGCAATGCTGTCAAGAAAAAATCTGGAACAACCAAGACAGGGACTCCTACGGCTCAGGAAAAGACAATTCCCTCTAGTGATGGAAAAACTCAATCAGAAGCATCTTTGCCTGAtcaaaagcaaattaaaaatgaAGGTCC
- the LOC107787668 gene encoding uncharacterized protein LOC107787668 isoform X2, which translates to MWFDFHLVQFFFACLPSLAVYLVAQYSRYEMRRMEAEAELKKKAEEETKAKELELMAEEEKQVTDPQLSEVKARLDKLEETLKEILVESKKQSGDVADKPASNAVKKKSGTTKTGTPTAQEKTIPSSDGKTQSEASLPDQKQIKNEGPSPDVKK; encoded by the exons ATGTG GTTTGATTTTCATCTGGTACAATTCTTCTTTGCCTGCTTGCCTTCACTGG CTGTATATTTGGTGGCTCAGTATTCTCGCTATGAAATGAGAAGAATGGAGGCG GAAgctgaattgaaaaagaaagctgaAGAAGAAACAAAAGCAAAAGAGCTAGAATTAATGGCTGAGGAGGAAAAACAAGTGACTGATCCACAACTTTCCGAGGTGAAAGCAAGACTAGATAAGTTGGAGGAGACCTTGAAAGAAATTTTGGTCGAGTCCAAAAAACAATCAGGTGATGTTGCAGATAAACCAGCCAGCAATGCTGTCAAGAAAAAATCTGGAACAACCAAGACAGGGACTCCTACGGCTCAGGAAAAGACAATTCCCTCTAGTGATGGAAAAACTCAATCAGAAGCATCTTTGCCTGAtcaaaagcaaattaaaaatgaAGGTCC